Proteins from one Ictidomys tridecemlineatus isolate mIctTri1 chromosome 14, mIctTri1.hap1, whole genome shotgun sequence genomic window:
- the LOC144370602 gene encoding uncharacterized protein C8orf48-like has product MAHLSDETAGSFTDEVESSDSLSPSGGQQSWPSSSGTEPDDGKLAASLQEQTKQPELSDFKNDEKKLTQKWIHYLKDKKTNYEQNQPETKLQTEINGLSDEELNALQSFCTTKINLIHQRVDSKKKSNRHKKLQFRCDPEPSEINALTCTVPDELLNRMYFENVRTTLKQVASAKQHITSQCPNCIRKKAELAQSTFLKQKKTLLESVLLQEKVDEHIHTTDFLTHVGEAHQGLPRLSDDPKIIWKRLKEKTQTGYSCFERSDTKHKL; this is encoded by the coding sequence ATGGCTCACCTTTCTGATGAAACGGCGGGGTCCTTTACTGATGAGGTAGAGAGTTCTGATTCTCTCAGTCCCTCTGGGGGACAGCAGTCCTGGCCCAGCTCCTCTGGGACAGAACCGGATGATGGAAAACTGGCTGCAAGCTTGCAAGAACAAACCAAGCAACCCGAgctttctgatttcaaaaatgACGAAAAGAAGTTGACTCAAAAATGGATCCACTATCTCAAGGACAAAAAAACCAACTATGAACAAAACCAACCAGAGACTAAACTTCAAACAGAAATCAATGGACTGTCCGACGAGGAACTGAATGCCCtgcagtctttttgcaccactaAGATAAACTTGATCCATCAAAGAGTGGACTCTAAAAAGAAGAGCAACAGACACAAAAAGCTGCAGTTTAGATGCGATCCAGAGCCTTCAGAAATCAATGCCTTAACATGTACTGTTCCTGATGAACTTTtaaacagaatgtattttgaaaacGTGAGGACAACACTAAAACAGGTGGCATCTGCAAAGCAACACATTACTTCACAGTGTCCCAACTGTATTAGGAAAAAAGCAGAGCTGGCTCAGTCTACCTTCCTAAAGCAAAAGAAGACTTTACTGGAGTCAGTTCTCCTCCAAGAGAAAGTAGATGAACATATTCATACCACAGACTTTCTCACCCATGTTGGAGAAGCACATCAGGGTCTTCCCAGGCTTTCAGATGACCCTAAAATAATCTGGAAAAGACTGAAAGAGAAAACTCAGACTGGATACTCCTGTTTTGAAAGGTCAGATACCAAGCACAAGTTGTAG